The proteins below come from a single Streptomyces sp. B3I8 genomic window:
- a CDS encoding DUF5667 domain-containing protein → MIANVSAHRRANAFAQALEELTDRGPAAEQPDLPDTAPTTEEGTGQQRLLALATGLGELPKPQLDPEVKVVHRARLVAAMEAMLSEGTVGGEATDPAVPEQRDARERGAHRAGPLGRLRPRTRLAKGLTAGGLGLGVAAASFGGVAAASTDALPGDSLYGLKRGIEDVRLDLADGDSDRGRVYLDQASTRLSEARRLMERDRSGPLDHESLSEVRRALDGMRHDASEGHRLLHEAYAHDPESLGPLRTLSAFSRSHGEAWSELSRRLPVQLGDVASEVSEVFAAINDEVTPLLPSAPPEDGFDDEQGSAPASPTGSARSDHPEPGTGRGSAPGGDGGTAHKPEPSSSRDRDRDRDEGLLGGSTGGLLDPPRHGAVAGPSAGGSKHPTMEPDVTLPPLLPGLLPGLGIDNEGDRGDENNQNTENAE, encoded by the coding sequence GTGATCGCGAACGTATCGGCGCACCGGCGGGCGAACGCCTTCGCCCAGGCCCTGGAGGAGCTGACCGACCGGGGCCCGGCGGCCGAGCAGCCCGACCTTCCGGACACGGCTCCGACCACGGAGGAGGGCACCGGGCAACAGCGTCTGCTCGCCCTCGCCACCGGCCTCGGCGAGCTGCCCAAACCCCAGCTCGATCCCGAGGTCAAGGTCGTGCACCGAGCCCGGCTCGTGGCCGCGATGGAGGCCATGCTGAGCGAAGGCACCGTCGGGGGCGAGGCAACGGATCCCGCGGTGCCCGAGCAGCGCGACGCCCGCGAACGCGGCGCGCACCGGGCGGGCCCGCTGGGGAGGCTGCGTCCGCGCACCCGGCTGGCCAAGGGCCTCACCGCCGGCGGACTCGGCCTCGGTGTGGCCGCCGCGTCCTTCGGCGGAGTCGCCGCCGCCAGCACGGACGCCCTGCCCGGTGACTCGCTCTACGGCCTCAAACGCGGCATCGAGGACGTCCGGCTCGACCTGGCCGACGGCGACTCGGACCGCGGCCGGGTCTACCTCGACCAGGCCTCCACCCGGCTGAGCGAGGCCCGTCGGCTGATGGAACGCGACCGCTCGGGCCCGCTGGACCACGAGTCCCTCAGCGAAGTCCGCCGCGCGCTCGACGGCATGCGGCACGACGCCTCCGAGGGCCACCGCCTGCTGCACGAGGCCTACGCGCACGACCCCGAGTCCCTGGGCCCCCTGCGCACCCTCTCCGCGTTCTCCCGCTCGCACGGCGAGGCGTGGAGCGAACTGAGCAGACGGCTGCCGGTGCAGCTCGGGGACGTCGCGAGTGAGGTGTCGGAGGTCTTCGCCGCCATAAACGACGAGGTCACCCCGCTGTTGCCGTCGGCCCCGCCGGAGGACGGCTTCGACGACGAGCAGGGCTCCGCCCCCGCCTCGCCCACCGGGTCCGCCCGCAGCGACCACCCGGAGCCCGGCACCGGCCGCGGCAGCGCGCCCGGCGGCGACGGCGGCACCGCCCACAAGCCGGAGCCGTCCTCCTCCCGGGACCGCGACCGTGACCGTGACGAGGGTCTGCTCGGCGGCAGCACCGGCGGCCTGCTCGATCCGCCGCGGCACGGCGCCGTCGCCGGCCCGTCGGCGGGCGGCAGCAAGCACCCGACCATGGAACCCGACGTCACCCTCCCGCCCCTCCTCCCGGGCCTGCTGCCCGGCCTCGGCATCGACAACGAGGGCGACAGGGGCGACGAGAACAACCAGAACACAGAGAACGCGGAGTAG